CTTTGGCCAAGGGTGCCAATGTCTCCTGGGAGCCTGGCTTTGATGGTGGCTATCTGCAGAGATTCAGCGTCTGGTATACCCCATTGTGAGTGACCCGCAGGCCACTCTGCTCCTCTCCACCCTGATACTCTCTGGCCCTCTGCCTTTCCTCCCAGTCCTCCATCCCAGTCCTCCAACTGGGCTGCCTGATTTACAGAGAATCTTGGTGACCCTGGATagctgaggggagggggagaggtcaGCTCTCTGGGCTCCAAGCTTTCTGGTCTTCCTAGTTGATGTGGTTCCTCATTTCCTCATGTCCTCCAGGGCCAAGCGTCCTGACCGAGCCCACCATGATTGGGTGTCCCTGGCAGTGCCCGTGGGGGCTGCTCACCTCTTTGTGCCGGGGCTGCAGCCCTACACCCAGTACCAGTTCAGTGTCCTAGCTCAGAACAAGCTGGGGAGTGGGCCCTTCAGCGAGATCGTCCTGTCTGCCCCTGAAGGTGAGAGACCTCTCACCCCAGAGCAGCAGACAAGGATGGGGAAGGGATGGCAGGAAaagcctggctgtgggaggatctAGGAGGGCGGAGGCAGAGGTGCTGGGCAGCTTGGGGCCCAGACAAATTTGTGGAGGATGATCCAGGCTTGTCTTTAGGGGCTCTGGGATAATGGTTGGGCACTGGGGGTCGTGAGAAACCAGGGGAAGTGGGGGAGAGCCCTGGAAATCCTATTTCCTCTATGCCTGTCTGTCCCATTCAGGACTTCCTACCACACCAGCTGCCCCCAGACTTCCTGTGACAGAGATGCTACCTCCCTTGTCCCCTCCTCGAGGTCTGGTGGCACTGAGGACACCCCGTGGAGTACTACTGCATTGGGATCCCCCAGAACTGGTCCCTCAGAGACTGGATGGCTATATCCTAGAGGGCCGACAAGGCTCCCAGGGCTGGGAAGTGCTGGACCAGGCTGTGGCAGGCACAGAAATGCAGCTGCTGGTGCCTGGCCTCATTAAGGTTAGTGTGGGCGGTGGGCACAGGGAGTTCTGTGGCTCTCTAGGCCCCAGCTCCATTTCCCAAACGTGATCTCACCCAGATTTGACCATCTTCCTGGCTTCTACTTCACCCTGACCTCCCAACTTCTGGGTCTTTTGAATGGGGCTGGGGTTGGTGGTCAGGTTGGGCACTGACCTCCTTCCTGGACCTCCTGCCCCCAGGATGTTCTCTATGAGTTTCGCCTTGTGGCCTTGGCCGGTGGCTATGTCAGCAGTCCCAGCAACTCGGCCAATGTCTCCACTTCCGGTGAGAATGGAGGGCTGGCTGAGGCTGGGGCCTGGGGTCTCTGAACCCGCTGAGTCTAGACACCGACCCTCCCTTGTGGCCCCTTGTGCAGGCCTGGAGGTCTACCCCTCACGTACCCAGCTTCCAGGCCTCCTGCCACAGCCTGTACTGGCTGGTGTGCTGGGCGGGCTCTGCTTCCTAGGGGTGGCCATCCTTGTGAGCATCCTGGCTGCTTGCCTAACCAGCCGACACAGGGCTGCCCACCACCACCGCAAGCGCCTCCGCCAAGGTAGGGCCAGCCCCCATTCGCACCTCCTACTTGGAGGAAAGCCCTCCCTCCTTAATCCCGTACCCAGCTTTGCCCACACTATTCCCAGCCAGATGGGGTTGGGTGCCTGCCGATGGGTGAAGGTCTGGGCCGGGGACTCTGGAGGGCCCTGGGTTTGCCTGTGTCACTTCTGGTTCTCCTGCCCTTACAGATtcacctcttctcttctctccacctCGGTTGTCAGCTCCACTGTAAGTCCTTTCTCCTTCTGGGCTTCCTTCTGCCTTCCCATAGTGGCCCCCTATTCTCTGCACCTCAGGGTGGGAGTCATGGGAGGTAGAATAGAAATGAGAGGGAGGTGAGAATGGGCATGCAGAGCCCAGCCTGGGGATGGTCCAGTGTTGCCTGCTTGTGCCTACCTCCCTCTCCATGTGGGTCCTTTCTCACTAGCTTTCCTAGCTCTACTCTGTTGTGTACCAAACATCTCCAGGCTTGGTGCTGGTTCCTGGGAGAGAGTCTGGCCCTTATCACAGATCCGGATCTCCTATCTTTCCCCAGCTCTGCTCCAGGCTCAGGCAGTCCTGACAGCATGGCCAAGATGAAGCTCCAGGCTTCCCCAGTCCCCAGCCTGCGTCAGAGTCTGTTCTGTGGGGAGCCCACGGGGTCCACCAGCTGTCTTCCAGATCCTCCACCTAGCCGGGGGCCCTTGCCCCTGGAGCCCATTTTCCGGGGACCAGATGGGCGCTTTGTGGTGGGACCCAACGTGGGGACTCCCCGAGAAATGTCAAGTCTTGAGTGGGTTGAAGCTCAGACCCCGGCCCAGCGTCAGGCCAAGTCCTATGACTGCAGCAAcagcagccccagtgggctgccCCAGCCCCTCTGCATTGTAGACATCAGCCCTGTGGggccctctcctgcagccacgcCCAGCCCCCTGCCACGTTCAGTACCCCTGCTCCAGTACCTGAGCCTGCCCTTTTTCCGGGAGATGAATGTGGATGGGGACTGGCCCCCTTTTGAGGAGCCTGGTTCTGCTCCACCCCCAGATTACACGGACATCCAGCCCTGCCCAACCTCATCTGTCCTTCAACCCCTGGACTCCCCCACTGGATCCCCCAGGGCAGTGCTTCCTGGGGCTGCGGTCAGGGCTGCTGCTGCCCCAGAGGCCCCGTACACAGCACTGGCTGACTGGACACTGAGGGAACGGCTGCTGTCAAGCCTTCTCCCTGCTGCCCCTCGGGGCAGTCTCACCAGCCAGAGCAGTGGGCGTGGCAGTGCCTCTTTCTTACGGCCCCCCTCAACAGCCCCCTCAGCAGGAGGCAGTTACCTTAGTCCTGCTCCAGGAGACACCAGCAGCTGGGCCAGTGGCCCTGAGAGGTGGCCTCGAAGGGAGCATGTCGTGACAGTCAGCAAGAGGTAAGGGTGGTCCTTGCCCATCCCCACGCTGGCCCTAGTCCTGCCCTGTCATCTCCcactttctccccacccctcccctgatACCTCTGCTTTCTCTGCTCCACTCCCAGTTTGGCCTGAGGTCCAGGGATCCTCAGGGGAAACTCATGGCCCTACCTGAATTTGGGAAGCCCAGGTTCAGGCTTTTCTGTCCACCCTCTATTCCTTCAGCCACCCCACacatttgttcctttttacaGGAGGAACACATCTGTGGATGAGAACTATGAATGGGACTCAGAATTCCCTGGGGACATGGAATTGCTGGAGACTCTGTACCTGGGCTTGGCTGGCCCTCAGTCCCAACCTGAAGCTGAGCCAGAGCTAGGTGTGTGAACCCTCTAGAAAGGCAGGCACCCCTGGCCTTGCTGTTGTTCCCCCATTGCCTTATGAACCAGTGTTATCCCAGTTGGGTCCTGGGCCCCCGGTTCTCTCGTCTTGCTCCCTTGGTTCATCTAAACTGCAGGCATCTGAGGCTCATGGTGCCAGTGAGCCTcaagactttttctttcattgttctgCCCTCCTCTTGCAGGTGCAAAGACGCCAGAGGTGGGCTGCCCCCTGAGCACTGCCCATGCTCCTGGCCCGGAGGCCCGCTGTGCTGCACTTCGAGAGGAATTCCTGGCTTTCCGTCGGCGGCGAGATGCCACTAAGGCCCGACTACCAGCCTATCGACAGCCATTCCCCCATACTGAACAGGCTACTCTGCTGTGAACACCTTAATGTGAGGCAGGGTGAAGGCACACGAACTCCACAAAGGATTTCCTGACAAGACCTAGCTCTGGCCTAGGGAACTGCCTAGTGAACTTCACCAGGTCTTGTCCTGGTGAAGCCCAGACATAGACCCTGATTGTAGGCTTGGATGGGCATGGTGTGGGATGTATGTGCCGAGCCCCTGGACCCAGAGGTAGATTTAACTGCAGGTGTCctgggcatgcgccctgggccccaacttctgaagggccctgcaaaagcccaacttgacacttttttctaatgtaaggggcccaatattttcttctgctccctgggcctcaactgaccttaatccgcctctgcctggACCCTGGGGACCAGAACAGGgatcctaggtctgctgaaggtgggtgtgtgggtgtgtgggtgtgtgagtgtgtggatgtatggtggtggtgttggtgtTGGTGGTGGTCATGATGTGGGTGAGGTTTTATACAGGtgaataaagaaagtaaaaaacataACTATGTTGTCTGGCTTTGTATTTGAGGAAGGTGGGAAAATCTCAAACTCTTAAACGGAGGAGATTCTTCCTAAATGAGTGGAGGTACATTCAACATCCACTcaaaaagcatttattgagtacctaccaaAGTCACCTACTAAAGACCAGCCATTtagctagatcaggggtcgggagaatctttttggctgagagagccatgaacgccacatattttaaaatgtaattccatgagagccatacaacaacccgtgtacattacgcattatccagtaaaaatttggtgttatcctagaggacagctgtgattggctccagccacccgcaaccatgaacatgagtggtaggaaatgaatggattgtaatacatgagaatgttttatatttttaacatttttttaattaaagatttgtctgcaagccagatgcagccatcaaaagagccacatctggctcgcgagccataggttcctgacccctgagctagatGCTGAGAAAATATAAAGTTCACTTAACGCAGTATTTTTCAACTGCGGATTAGCAGTTAAAAAAACTGCGCTAAGTGATGTCTTTGTACTAGGGAATTCTTTCTAGTCAGTAAGGCAGACAAGTAAACGATGATGCAGCCAGTTCTGTGATAAAGCGGTGTGTTGGTTATTGTGGTAGCACAAAGGAAGGAGTCAACACTGAATGCTTACAGCATGTGCTGGTACACCTGCTTTATGTGGGGGATCCTCGGAGTTTCCCGAGTGGGAACAATGATAGCTAACAGCTGAGCACTCCCGATGTGCTGGCACTGCTCTAAAATCCTTACAAGTATCAGTTAATTCTCTACAACTGAGGTAGGTAATACTATTAGACTAGGGAGCTGAGGGGTCCAGTGCTTTAGTAATTTGTCCCAAATTCAATAGTGGGTGAGGTGTAGGGCAGGTGAAAATCAGTCAAGGGAGGGAAAGCACCCTAGGCAGAGGACAAGTCTATGTGAAGGCACAGGAGTAAAAACAGCCTTCTAAGGGAATGGCCCAGAGGTCTGGGTAGGATTggggaaaagaatggaaaaggggGAGGACACCGGCTAATGTCTTTGAAAACAAGGCAAAACAGGGTTCTACCGTACATGAAGAACTCCAACCATACAGGAACTTCACTGATGGATGCAAGTAGGGACTGGCCCAGGGGGACTTTTCAGCTGAAGCCTGAAAGGGGGTAGTACTGCAGCCCCCAAACTGCTCTCCACTCTCAGAATTGCCAGCGTCCTCCATTGGGGCTTCCTCTTTTGAGCCCTCCAGAATTAAGGAGAAATGCCAGATCATAGAAGGAGATGAAGGGGAGAGCTGTCAGGTCTGAACCCTGGGTCCCAGGCAAGGAATGATCTCACTGAGTTTTCCTGCCTAGGCTTGATGTAGGTGTGGGTGCTGTCCTGACCTGCAAGCCCCAATCTGGTCACACCCTAGTCAACtttttgggggggaagggagTGTTTTCTTGTGCCTCCGTTTACCTTATCACCATTTTTAAACCAAGAGGATTCTTCTCACATAAACTCGTCCACAGTCTTGAGCTGACCTAGGCAGAAAGTTTCCCACTAGGGTATAAGTCTGCTGGCTCTGGGGTGTGGGGCTGGAGGTTGTACTGGATGAAGACCACTGCCGCTGCCCTTGGAGACCCCAACTTCCCAGATCTTTTAGTCGAGGATCTCGTCCACAGTCCCTTTCTTCTAACCAAGGTTCAACACTTGGACTAAGGCTCCTTTAAACCCTCCTAGTACTCGCTCCGCCCCCGGTCCGCCCCGTCCGAGGCGGGAGCGGCTGAAAACCCTCAGCCCAACCCGGGAGTTCCACTCGCCTTGCGGCCCCGCCTAGAGTGCGTGATCTCCAGCCCGACGGACGGTAAGCAGGGTTTTAAAATTTGATtcgatttaatttaattttatgggGGGGGGCGGTCTTTAGAAAGTGAGAAGCTCTACTGAAGATCTACTCCCCTGAGCTGGGGGCCAAAGTCTGGGAGGCAAGGGTCCGATAACTGCTCAGCCCTGCGCTGTCAGGTTCTGTCCCCAGACCTGACCTGCATTGCTGGGCGGTGAGGTCAGGCCATGTTGCGAGTGCACAGACGGGGCATCCGCCCGGAGGAGGGACTCAGTGGCTGCACTCCACGCTCCGGCTCCAGCCCTAGGTTCTCTCGGGTGAGGGAGGAGGGCGTCGGGGATTGGCTTGTCGGCCCCGAGCGACAGCGCGCCCGGGGTCCCTGGGCTAGCTGGGCGCGACACTGCTCTTCCTGGTTCCAGGAGCACGTGCGGGAGCTACCTGCCCTCTACGCCCCGAGGCTGTCCTTTTTGTTACTTCTTCTGCCAGCTCGTTTCCTAGGGTCTCGGGGTCACGGGCTTGTGCTCGGGTTCCCCGGTGGCCTCTCCTTCCCCGGTTAGAGCGGCAGTTGAAACCACTGTCTACTCCAGGAGAGTCCCCTTAGTGCAGGCATCTGGGGGCTGCAGCCCTGACTGCGCCGGCCTGGTGCCCTGCCTGTGTGaagtggtggtggggtgggagggatggCTGCTTTCCAGGCCCTCCTGCCCCTACGTGAGCTGAAGCCTGCACCCCGTGCTTTCCGCAGCTGAGAAAGCCGGTGGTGGCCGCGGGCAGGCCCGCCGGCGGGCTGCCCAGACCACTGCGTCACCCCAGCGGCAGGCTGTGTGACTCATCTCGCAGTAACGGCCCAGGGTGTGGCCAGGAGGGGGCTGGACCTGCAGGACCGGAAGAGGCTTGCCGCCTTCCCTCCCTGGCAGCCCCCACACTAGGAAAGTTCTGGGGGGACTTGGTATTAGCAGAAGGCAGCTGGTGGAAGTGAGGATGGATTGCTCTGGAGGTCCGGTGTAGGAGGAGACTTGCATGGCTCCTAGTTTCTTTCTGACTCTAGGGTACCAGATAGAGGGACATCTGCCTAGCTCAACCGCCCTCCCAATTTCTGCTTCTAGGCCACAGGGATGACCTAAAACTGCAGAGAAGCCCAAGGTAGGGTGCGACCAGTGGAGCTCTACCATTCTAGAGCCAACAAGTAGTCTTTGTCCAACTGCAAACCCCTCTGTTATTCATAGTGCCTCTTCTGCCCTCGGGGGATTGGCCTCCAGTcctttcttcaccccatcccttcTCCCAACAGGATTTTCAGGTATAGCTCAGAATATATCTTCTGTTCCCagagtatttcttcttttcctgaacTATTTTCTTGAGTCTACTTCTCTGTCCCCAAACTCAGAACTTCCCGTCTTCTCCAAATGTGCTCCATACCCTCCACTGCTGCCTCCCTGAGAAATGCCTTGCACCTGGCTATTTCTGAGAACTGCTGTGAGATGGCCCCTTTCCCAAGGACCCACCTTTGCCCTGGCGCTGGAGCCTCCTCACTACTCCTCTGTGTTGAGTGCATGTTTCTGTCTGCTCCCACCCTACCCCTGTGCCTGTTTGGTACACAGAAGCCATGGCAACATCCCCCACTTTACCCCTCCTCCTGCAGGCCCTGTGGCTTCCTGTTTGTGTAGCCTCAGCTTTCTTTCCTGCTCAGTGACTTCTTGGTGAGGGGGCTACCTCAACTGTATGTCTCTCACTATCCTTGCTTTGGGGACAGGTACCCCATTTTGTCCTTTTAGAATAGTCTTAATCTCAGTTCTGAGTTGGGAAGTTCCCCTGTGTTAATCTGCACAATGAATAGATAGTCCTTTTGTCTTTTCAGTTAAACCTCCAGCCAGGAACCCTTaaatcctcccacccccaccccacatccGCCTTTTTCTTGGCTTTGGTCTGGGAGGTGAGGTAAGCTTCCAGCCCAGGGTCTGGGCAGTGCTGAGGGCCCCAGTGCCTTTGGTGACCTCTACTCTTTTCCCAACTATTGTACCCTTCTGCATGGGGGTGCAGGGCTGTTTCCAGTTTAGGTTACTCAAAGCCAACACACTTCCCAGTTGTTCATTGTTGTCTTCTCATTGGATCCTCTGCTCTGGGCATCTCTCACCCCAGCAGGACCTGGCTATCTTCCCTTCCTTtgagagggagggcaggagtaGGTCCTGTGGGTGTCACTGGGGTGGGCCACTCCGGCTCCAGCAGCCACAGCCCGTCAGCCCTCGCCTgctggtgtgggggtgggggagaagaacCAGCTGCCACAGGCTGGGCCTGGCTGGGTCCACCCCTTCCTGGAGCTTTGCCCCTTCCCAGAGCTTCGCCCTACAACTCTGGCATCTCCAGGCTCTAGGGCAGTGGGCCGCAGAGTGGAGCCTGGACACAGCTGTGTCCAGGCACTGGAATGGAGGAGGGGCCATCAGAATCCATACTGTGTCAAGAGTGGCTGTGTCTGTCCTGCCTTTGGGGGACCCTGGAAGGGTCAGGCTTTGGGCCTGCTCTCCCCTTAACCCTGGTGTTTGGGTTAATCATTCTCTGCCCTTTCTTTCCCTGGGCCGTTGAGATCCCTGGGATTGAGGTCACTTGAGTCCATGGAGATACAGCCCTAATGTTCAAGTGACCATGGTGAAGCTGCTCCCAGAAGAGAGGTCTGGACATTGGCCTGGGAAAGGGTGGCTTACTGGGAAAAGGCAGTAACCCTCCCCTTCCAAGTCTCCAGCTGTGCCCTTGTGTGGCAGGGGTCACAGGTCATAGACTGAGTAGTGGCTGAGCAGTTGAGGCTGGCCTGGGGGAAATCTTGTCTCCATCCCTCAGGGTCAGCCACTAGACTGCCTGTCCTCTGCCAgctgagtttgtgtgtgtgtgtgcgctcaTGGTGCTGTGGGGGGGTCGTTTATCTGGCCTGGCTTCCAGGCTGGgggaagtggggtggggtgggttgctCTTAATGAGgtttaaaaataactgatttaTGGAGAGAGGATCTCTACCGGAAATGTGCAGCTGGATAAGCGGAGTGGGAAGGAGCAGCCATGTTGAATGTGAGGGAGAGGACTGGCCTGAGACAGGACCTCTGGGGCTGAGAGGTATGAGAAGGCTGGGTGCAGCTGCTGTCCCTGTGGCCTGGCAACGTGTACTCGGGCCTACCTTAGGGCCATTGGGGCGGGGCAAGATTGTTTAACCTTGGGTACATgggagagagggagtcagagtgaCCTCATCCCTTAAATCTAACATGGCCTGGAGCCAGATGTGGGGAGAAGGAGTAGCTCCTTTGCCTCTCCTTGAGCACAGGTGCCTGTCTTAAGAGGAGATCTCCTTTTATGAACACAGCTAGCTCTGTTACAAGCAGTAAGTTGCCCATCGAGGGAGGGGATGGGGTCCTGGCTGCCCTTCGACATTGGTAGCGTTGCCGACAGGCCCCTGGGTGTGAGACCTAGGCAATGAGATGGTGGGTGGGGACATACTGTCCACAGTGAGGTGCTGCCAACTCAGGCCATCAGTCAGGAAACCACCCAGTTCTTCCTAACTGAGTTCCTCAAACTAAGTTAAAGAAATCTGCCTGTGAATTtcctcatccctccctctcttttcaggTTACTCTAAAAATACCATCCAGGGCTCCTGTATTCATTCCCTATTCCTGCTGTAACAAACTACTACAAACTTAGTGACTGAAAGCCACATACAGTTCTAAAGACCCCAACAAAGGTCCTActggctaaaatcaaggtgtaggCAGGGCTGCATTCCTCATGGGGGGGGCGGTTAGAGGAGAATCCATTTCCTTACCTTTTGCACCTGCATTGCTTGGCTCATGGCCCTGCATCATTCTGACTTCTGCTTCCTTCTTACTTTCCCGACTCTGACTAACCTGTCTCCATCttttgagaatcttttttttttttttttttttagagtcagagagagagggatagacaggaacggagagagatgagaagcatcaatcatcagttttttgttgtgaccgtgaggctacagcagactgagtaaccccttgctcaagccagagaccttgggtccaagctggtgagctctgctcaaaccaggtgagccccgtgctcaagctggcaaccctggggtctcgaacctgggtcctccgcatcccagtctgacgctctatccactgcgccaccgcctggtcaggcctgtctcCATCTTTTGCTTATGAGGACCCTTGTTATGTGTATACTGGGCCCACCTGGATGATTCAGGGTACTCTCCCTATCTCAGGATTCTTAATTCAGTCGTATCTGCAAAGTTTCTCTTTGCTATGTAAGGTAACATTTGCAGGTTCTGGCAATTAGGACAGACATGTCTTTGGGGAGAATCATTATTTTGCTCACTATAGCTTCCAGAAAggaatgtatttgtttttattgcctGGTTTCTCATGGGAAGTTCCTTTTGCCTGCTAAAATCTGTGAAGGGTATACTCagacctcttccaggaagccctacAAGCTGCTTCTGCCCATACTCTTTCTGAATTCCTACAACATATGGTCTGACTGAGCAGTTTGGTATTTGTATACAACACTTGCCCTTCTATATGTGTTCATTTTGTCTTTCTGGTAGCACTACGAGCAACTTTAGGATAAATGACTTCGTCTCTTCTACAATTCCTAGCACAATAGTGGGTGCTCAGTTAAAACCTAGTGGCTGATTGAGGGTGGATCCAGCCAATCCTCTGTGTGGCTCCCGGCATTGGCTTCCCAAGCCACTCCgtattcttcctcttttcccctaATCAGTCTCCTTTCCAGGGCTGAAAAGGGAAGGGTTGGATTAGAATGACCAGTTTGCTTTTACTAAAGCTTACCACCCCAAATGATGGTCTAAACCCCCAATATTGGCCTCATTTACCCCATATTCTTTCCCAGTGGGCTTCATACTTCATTTTAGTAGTGGAACCATTCAAATGAAATCTAGTGGGAAACCTTAATAATAAACAGACTGCCTGTCATAGGGGTGAGGGAACCCAGAGGTGGCCTGTGTGGCCAGAGGTCTGAGCAGTGCTATTCTAGCCCATGTCCAGGGGTCAAGATGTGATTTTCCTCATTTGGCAGCTGTTTCCACCTCTGGGGTTCACCTTGGGGATATGATGTGTGTCCCTGCAGGCaggacctcccccaccccccaccccccagcttgcAGAGTGCTGATTGAAGGCTTGGGTTGTCCCCTTCCCAGCTCCCAATAGCTACCACCATCCTTCAAAATGGCCAACAGGGGACCTGCCTATGGCCTGAGCCGGGAGGTGCAGCAGAAGATTGAGAAACAGTACGATGTAGATCTGGAGCAGATCCTGATCCAGTGGATCACCACCCAGTGCCGCAAGGATGTGGGCCGGCCCCAGCCTGGGCGTGAGAACTTCCAGAACTGGCTCAAGGATGGCACGGTGAGAGTTGGGCCCCTCTGACTGGAAGTGCTGGGAGAGCAGGTTTGGGTCTGAGGGACTGGGGATTGTTTCACCTGGAGAACTGAGGGCGAACCCAACTCAACTTCTTCCGGACCCTGCAGAGCACGTGCTTTCCTCCCTCCCACTGAGTAAGGGTGAAAGGGCCTCCCTGCAGTGGAAGGCCCTGGTGATGCACAGAACCCTCTAAGGAAAGAACTGTTGGGGGTATACTCTAGTCAGGGATATTAGAATATTGAGGTTTTCACTCTGGCCTCAGAGGCAGGGACTGGGCAGGAAGAGCCTGAGGCTTACTCCAAGTGTGTTCAGGTAGGAGAGAAGACTCCATGGTTCACTGTCTCTGGTGTTGTTTGTGGTGCATTCTGATCTTCAGTAGGTGTGGTCTCACCTCTGCACACCTGCTGTCTTCACTCAGGTGCTGTGTGAGCTCATTAATGGTCTGTACCCTGAGGGGCAGGCCCCAGTGAAGAAGATCCAGGCCTCCACCATGGCCTTCAAGCAGATGGAGCagatctctcagttcctgaaagcAGCTGAGCGCTATGGCATCAACACCACTGACATCTTCCAGACTGTGGACCTCTGGGAAGGTGGGCCAGGGCCGTAGTACTGTCATCCAGAAGACCAGAGACTGGGCTGGGCTATCTTGACCAGGGAGAAGGGGTGGGTTTCTGGCTCTCTGAGGACAAAGGGATGTATttgtatgtgcatgcatgcatttGTGTGTTTTATGGAGGAACTGGCCATGGTGGGGTCTGGGATGAAAAAGGCTATGGGGATAAAGCTGGGCCTGCTGATTCAGTGATAGAGTGGAGCCTTGGCATCAGGACCTCAGCTCTGCTGAGGCCAacacttccccttctccttcccaggAAAGAACATGGCCTGTGTGCAGCGGACGCTGATGAACCTGGGTGGGCTGGCAGTAGCCCGGGATGATGGGCTTTTTGCTGGGGATCCCAACTGGTTTCCTAAGTGAGTattgctggggctgcccaggccCTGGGAAGGCACAGACCTCCTACACATTCCTGTCCCTAGGACAAAACTGATCCACTATAGCAGTTggccatttataaaatatttttacattcttcATTTCACTTAATCTTCTGGCATGGAACTGTCCCATTTGAGAGATGAGGTGGTGGCTTCAGAGAGCTCAGGACTCAAGGACAGAGCTGGATCCAGTACTTGAGCCACAGAAAAGCCTATGCTCTGTCTAGGGGAGACATTACTGAGGCAGCTTCAACCTCCTCCTAACCAATACTCCTTCTCCACCTAGGAAGTCCAAGGAGAACCCTCGGAACTTCTCGGACAACCAGCTGCAAGAGGGCAAGAACGTGATTGGGTTACAGATGGGCACCAACCGTGGGGCATCTCAGGCAGGCATGACTGGCTATGGGATGCCACGCCAGATCCTCTGAtctgcccccagccctgctcctgccCTCCCTTGGATGGTTAATATATAGCAGTGACATTCCCTGAGAGTCCCCTGGAGCTCCCAAGCTTCCCCCTGCCTGGTTGAGGGCCCGTCCTGGCCTGGCATGTCTTCTCTGGGGGTGCCCAATGGGGACCTTCCTCTGTGCTTACTAATACATTCCTGTCCCCAAACCCATAA
The DNA window shown above is from Saccopteryx bilineata isolate mSacBil1 chromosome 2, mSacBil1_pri_phased_curated, whole genome shotgun sequence and carries:
- the TAGLN2 gene encoding transgelin-2, translating into MANRGPAYGLSREVQQKIEKQYDVDLEQILIQWITTQCRKDVGRPQPGRENFQNWLKDGTVLCELINGLYPEGQAPVKKIQASTMAFKQMEQISQFLKAAERYGINTTDIFQTVDLWEGKNMACVQRTLMNLGGLAVARDDGLFAGDPNWFPKKSKENPRNFSDNQLQEGKNVIGLQMGTNRGASQAGMTGYGMPRQIL